Within Natator depressus isolate rNatDep1 chromosome 6, rNatDep2.hap1, whole genome shotgun sequence, the genomic segment tggcaaggagttccacaggttaacttaGTATTTATCCCTAGGAGATGCATTTTCTCATTTCTAGGCTCTGTGAATCTGAGTCAAAAGTAACCATAGAATCAGTTACAGTCCATACCACTTACAAATGTTAGTACCTCTGGGAGGATTTGTAACAGGGAGGAAAAATAATGCACATGGTGACAAAGAATGTCTGTAAAACATACACTGACTCCAATAGGACAGTGACACTTTAAGGCTACATAGACAGTGATACCAAACTTTTCCGCTGGGGCTGCCTcatattaggcacctaaatttctatttaggcacctatataaaagGGGCACTGAGCATCCCTTGTGCCCTTTGAGGTCGTTTGGATTAGGAAGAGAAAATCAATGACCATGAATAAACTCTATAGCATTGATTATTTGAGTACACTGATAGGAGATTATTTGCCTCCCTTCTAAACTAAACACTCCCAATCTATATATCTCTTATTTTATAGAAGATTTGACCCACTGGATGGTTTCATGCATATTAACACAGAGCATACAATATTTCTGTAGCTGGGTCATATCCTATCTCTAATGGAAAGCATGTGGGAAATACAAAGAGAACATTCCCTAGGAGTGTCCTTTGACGTGTTATGTTTATACACTGTTTCACAGGAACAATCACAGGGATTATGAGGGATCTGTACTCAATACTTTATTGGCCCATGATTAATTGTaatccttatttttatttttcaccaGCAGAGGAGAGAGTTTCTGGAATAAATGGCAGAGAGAAACCATACCACGGTGACAGAGTTCATTTTCGTAGGATTCACAGATCATCCAGATCTACAGATCCCCCTCTTTATGTTGTTCCTAGTGATGTATGTGGTCAGCCTGATGGGGAATCTTGGGATGATAGCGTTAATCATGGTTGAAACCCGACTTCATtcccccatgtactttttcctaaGCCAGATGTCCATTGTAGATATTGGATATTCCACAGCCATAGCTCCCAGGCTGCTCATGACCTTTGTAGCAGAGATGAGAACCATTCCTTTCATTGAGTGTGCGGCACAACTATTCTTCGTCTGTTTCTTTGTGACCAGTGAATGTTGCCTCCTGGCTGTGATTGCGTATGACCGCTTCAAAGCTATCTGTAATCCACTGCTCTACAGAACCATTATGTCCAAGAGACACTGTGTCCTGTTGGTGGCTGGCACCTATGTCTGTGGCTCTGTGAATTCAATTGTGCAAACTCTATTTATATTCAGTCTGTCCTTCTGCAGCTCCAGTGTTgtcaaccatttcttctgtgacgtGCCCCCCATGCTGAAGCTGTCCTGCTCCGACACTCAGGTCACTGACCTTGTACTTTTCACTTTCTCGACTGTAATTGTCACGACTACTTTCCTGGGTGTCCTTATCTCCTACATGTGCATCCTCGCAGCCATTCTCAGGATCCATTCTG encodes:
- the LOC141989888 gene encoding olfactory receptor 5AR1-like — encoded protein: MAERNHTTVTEFIFVGFTDHPDLQIPLFMLFLVMYVVSLMGNLGMIALIMVETRLHSPMYFFLSQMSIVDIGYSTAIAPRLLMTFVAEMRTIPFIECAAQLFFVCFFVTSECCLLAVIAYDRFKAICNPLLYRTIMSKRHCVLLVAGTYVCGSVNSIVQTLFIFSLSFCSSSVVNHFFCDVPPMLKLSCSDTQVTDLVLFTFSTVIVTTTFLGVLISYMCILAAILRIHSAKGRRKTFSTCASHLTVVTMFYGTLICIYLRPSSSYLMDQDKVTSVFYALVIPMLNPLIYSLRNKEVDDAFKRVLYRKIFSW